A window of Bacteroidota bacterium genomic DNA:
ATGCGTATATAAGCCCCATTTGCACCGAATTTTCAATAAACTGGTTATGGGGCATCACACGGTTTTCAGGCCATAGTACCGTATTGTTGCGTACGTATTGGGCAGCCATTTTGGCATCCATGTCACCGGGGCCTACACCAGTCAGTGGGTGTTGTGCAATCAATCCTCCCCCTGTTTTCCAGGCTTCTAAGCGCATACTAAACGAGCGGTGGTTAATATCACCCCCGTCGCGGTTTATCTGCACATCGCGTACGCTATTGATAATCTTATTCTTAAACGTAGGTACGGTAAGGTAAGCTACGGTTGGCAGTAAAGGCAAGGCCAACAAAGCCAACCACACAATTTTTTTGCGACGGTATTGCCATACAGTGGTGACGGCCAAAATGCCCAAACCTCCGTACAAAGCCACCAGCCCTGTTCGGGCACTAAGAATGTGGATGATGATAAAATTAAGTATCCCTAACACTCCGAAAACAATCCTATCGCGGGAAAAAATTACCGTTTGGGTTTCCTTCAAGGCAAAAAACAAACAGCTGATAATGCCGAAACTCATCAATACCCCAAAGTAAATGTGTGATATACCATTGCCAACCGGCCACACGGGAACTGATTTCGATTCAATCATACTGGCATTAATAGCGGCAGCATTTTGCAGGTAGTTGATGGTACTGGCTATTGAGAAAAAAGTGATAATGGCATTAAACACAAAAAACACCCACCACACTTGCTTTTTAGTTAACGGTCGTGCCGATGTAAACCCCAGTGGTAGCAACAGCAACGGAAGTTTGCGCGAACAAATCGACCACCATTTTACTTTGTCTTCGCTGTATAAGCCTCCTACTAAAAGCAAAACCCAAAGCAAAATAAACAGCAGAACGGGGGGAGATAGCAGTTTCTTTAAATTATCAATCAGCTTGCCGTCAAACAGCAGTGCCGTTGAACACAATACAGTGCCTATGCTCATAAAAGCAGGGGTAATCTCAAACAATGGGAAACCCAGGCATACCAGTATACACCCGAAGAAAAAATAGTGGTTTTTTAAAAATGCTAACACCTGCACAATGGGTGCAAATATAGATTATTGGGCGTAGCTGAGGGTAAGTTTTACTTTGCCGGTAAGCGCAGTACCTAACTCATTGGCAGCGGCGGGGGAAATCATCATAATCAAGGATGTATCGTCAGACTCCAATTTACCCACCACACGCACATACAACGAGCGGTTGTTGGCCGGATTGGTTACTAA
This region includes:
- a CDS encoding O-antigen ligase family protein, whose amino-acid sequence is MLAFLKNHYFFFGCILVCLGFPLFEITPAFMSIGTVLCSTALLFDGKLIDNLKKLLSPPVLLFILLWVLLLVGGLYSEDKVKWWSICSRKLPLLLLPLGFTSARPLTKKQVWWVFFVFNAIITFFSIASTINYLQNAAAINASMIESKSVPVWPVGNGISHIYFGVLMSFGIISCLFFALKETQTVIFSRDRIVFGVLGILNFIIIHILSARTGLVALYGGLGILAVTTVWQYRRKKIVWLALLALPLLPTVAYLTVPTFKNKIINSVRDVQINRDGGDINHRSFSMRLEAWKTGGGLIAQHPLTGVGPGDMDAKMAAQYVRNNTVLWPENRVMPHNQFIENSVQMGLIYALLLLVVVLWPFIKLKRSNTLQWAIAAMFFFAMCFESVLERQIGVTLFPLVYFLSGYLPKNE